DNA from Oncorhynchus gorbuscha isolate QuinsamMale2020 ecotype Even-year unplaced genomic scaffold, OgorEven_v1.0 Un_scaffold_1496, whole genome shotgun sequence:
tttgtcataatggggtattgtgatgtcataatggggtattgtgatgtcataatggggtattgtgtgtagattgatgagggggaaaaaaacaattaaatcaattttagaataagactaatgtaacaaaatgtggaaaaagtagagGGGTCTAAATTATTTTTGACTGCATTGTCGACGTTATTTCATGCTACTAAGACTTGTATGGATGACTCCAGTATTGCCagcatttgttttattcactgggcTGTCTGGAGTGATCAGAGAGGAGACTAAAGAAGTGGAGTAGACAAACTGCCAGTGTTTTGAAGttctatgaaatgagtctgtgtagttactaatcCCCTTTGTCACGATAATTTCTAGCCCAATGTTCTAACTGAACTATTTTATAACTCCATCTGTATCCTAGAGGTTGTAAGGCTCTAAGTTTTAATAAACAGAGTCCCAGCATACAGATGATCAGTTCTTTATTCAGAGAGCTCTGCCCTCTCAAGTTCAGAGCCCATCTTTTATACACACATCAGTGGAGAACCCCACCCCGCTTTAGGATGGCTGTATTGTTCCACTGTACACTTACATTGTTTACCATATTCTGCAACATGTTTCATGATTTTCTGCAAGCCTAACAGTTTCTCCACTCTGGGTggggacagaatgtcctgtaaggaacataATGTTGTAATTCTATCCTGCCAATGCTGCACATATTACCAACTTATAGTCTTATGTGTCTAATGGATTTCACACACAGTGATACAGTTTCAGGGTGAAATATCTTAGTCATTACTTTAAACATACACATTCTTCTATCCCCTTGTAATGTTGTGTGGAGGATGGTAtagctggggcggcagggtagcctagtggttagagcattggactagtaaccagaaggttgcaagttcaaacccctgagctgacaaatctgtcattctgcccctgaactcactgttcctaggccatcattgaaaataagcatttgttcttaactgacttgcctggtaaaataatagCTCATCATTTTCACGACTTTTGCCTCTTTTTAGTTTTCTCTTTTTAGTTTTGACTCCTACCCAGTTTTAGAATAGTGTTATTCCCATTCCCATACAGCCTACTGAAATGAAAAGTTTAGGGtcccttagaaatgtccttgttttgaaagaaaagtatgttttttttgtccattaaaataacatcaaattgaccattaatacagtgtagacgttgttaatgttgtaaattacttgtAACTGGAAACTGTTTTTTTAaaataggtgtacagaggcccattatcagcaactatcactcctgtgatccaatggcatgttgtgttagctaatccaagtttatcattttaaaaggctaattgatcattacaaaacccttttgcaattatgttagcacagctgaagactatggtgctgattaaagaagcaataaaacagtccttctttagactagtttagtATTTGGGTCATTTGTCGGttagattacaggctcaaaatggccagaaacaaagaccttccttctgaaactcatcagtctattcttgttctgagaaatgaaggctattcaatgtgagaaattgccaagaaactgcagatcttgtacaacactgtgtactactcccttcacagaacagcgcgaACTGTctctaactagaatagaaaggggagtgggaggccccggtgcacaactgggcAAGAGGACAAGTATTTTTAGAGTGTttcgtttgagaaacagacgtctcacaagtccttaactggcagcttcattaaatagtacccgcaaaacaccactctcaacgtcaacagtgaaagaggcgactccgggatgctggccttctagacactattctggttagggccagtttgtgctgttctgtgaagggagtattacactgcattgtacgagatcttcagccgtttccagctacaatagtcatttacaacgttaACAATATCTTTCTGATCAGTTTGACATTATttgaatggacaaaaaatgtgcttttctttcaaaacaaggacatttgtaagtaaccccaaactttagaatttattcagttattttttttattttacctttattttatgtCCTTATCATACTAGTTATTGTCCGGAATTTcggatgactgacgtgcccaaagtaaactgcctgtaaactgcccagaagccaggatatgcacaTAATTgatagcattggatagaaaacactctgaactgttaaaataatgtctgtgggtataacataaactgatatggcaggcgaaaacctgtgGAAAATCCATCCGGATTTTACATTTTTTGAGGTCACCGGTTTTTTCAATGCTTGCCTATGGGATATACAAATagataggacccagattgcagttcatatggcttccactagatgtcaacagtctttagaaagggtttcaggcttgtgtttttttaaatgaacaaGTATTTGTAGTTATTCCAGGGTGTGCCCCATTAGAGAAGTAGTCATGATGCGCGCATCATTGAGAGTGCGATCTTCGTTATTTATCTTCGCTATTGAACAcactattctccgtcttaaatattattgtttatttagatattagaatacctgaggattaattagaaacatcgtttgacttgtttggcTGAACTTTACCGGTAACTTTTTGGATTCGTTTGtgtgcatgttgaacgagtgaaTTACTGAATCAAGTGCGCCAAATATACTGACACTTTTGGGATATAATGAAGGACTTTATCGAATAAAacaaccattcattgtgtagctgggacccttgggattgcagtccgaggaagatcttcaaaggtaagggatttatTTAATTGCTGTCTGTAATTTTgtgacgcctgtgctggttgaaaaagtattttgacgtggggtgctgtcctcagataatagcatggtatgctttctccgtaaagcctttttgaaatctgacaacgcagttgaaTTAACAagaagcttttaaatgatgtaagacacttgtattttcatgaatgtttaacttcttgatgcacccatcccatTAGCTGGATCATTAtcatcaacatccgctgaattgcacagcaccaaattcaaattaaagtactaaaaatatttagttttcatgaaatcacaagtgcaatatagcaaaacacagtttaacttgttgttaatccaccaggcgtgtcagatttcaataaagctttcggcgaaagcataacaagtgtttatgtaagaacatctctctcagtagacaaaatattacaaacagctagcagccaagtagattgatcacgaaagtcagaaaagcaataaattaaatcgcttacctttgatgatcctcGGATGTTTGcactgacgagactcccagttacacaataaatgttccttttgttctataaagattatttttatatccaaaataccaccatttgtttggcgcgttatgttcagaaatccacaggctcgagcagtcacgacatcgcagatgaaaattccaaatagtatccgtaaagtgcGTGGAaagatgtcaaatgttttttataatcaatcctcaggttgtttttacagtatataatcgataatatgtcAACCGGAATGTTGCTTCTTCcataggcgagagagagaaaatggctgttgctggcacccagccatccacagACGCAATGGGTTCTTTCTCGCTcatcaaaataaaagcctgaaacgatGTCTAAAGACTGTACACAGcttgaggaagccataggaaaaggaatctggttgatattcctttaaatggaggcaaggcatccagtggaacagacagctttcaggaaaaacagcacttccttgttggattttcctcaggttttcgcctgcaatattttgacagttttggaaactttagagtgttttctatcctaatctgattatatgcatattctagtttctgggcctgagaaataggcagtttcaaatgggtacgttttttagccaaaaacgaaaatactgccccctacactcaagaagttaatattacgatttttgtattctgaatttcgcgctctgcaatttcaccggatgttgttgtAGATGTCCGGCTAGAGTTTGGACATGCGCTCAAACAggttaacaaggcaagtcagttaagaacaaattctattcttctgccttgttcaggggcagaacgacagatttttaccttctcagctcggggattcgatattGCAATCTTTCGgttgctctaactactaggctacctgtcacccggtatggccagaagaggactggtcaccactctgagcctgattcctctctaggtttcttcctaggttcctgctttctagggagttttttgtggccactgtgcttctacatctgcattgcttgctctttggggattTTAGATTGGGTTTCtgttaagcactttgtgacatcttcTGATGTAAAAGGGgttcataaaatacatttgattgacatgtATATCACACCAACTGACTGGTTCTTCTGATATTCACACAGGATACCATGTTGAGACATGCTCTACATccagagagcaacagcaggaagATGACAGAGCTAAGAGGTCTCATCTCTGCCCACATTGTGAAGAGATTTTCCCATTTCTATCAAAGCTAAAAATACACctaaaaatacacacaggagagaagccttactcctgctctggctgtggaaaatgcttcaaaacatcaACGGTGCTAAAacttcatcagagaacacacacaggagagaagccttattacTGCCCTGACTGTGGAACTAGTTTCTCTCGagtttcccacttaaaaagacacaaacgtatacatacaggggagaagccatactcctgctctgactgtggaaaatgttttaaaacattaaATGAGCTAAAAGtccatcagagaacacacacaggtgagaagcCTTTCTTCTGCCCTGACTGTGGAACTAGTTTCTCTCGAGTTTCACACTTAAAAAGACACAAACGTATACATACAGGGGAGAAgccatactcctgctctgactgtggaaaatgttttaaaacattaaATGAGCTAAaggttcatcagagaacacacacaggagagaagccttacgtctgctctgactgtggaaaatgcttcacaacatcaaGTGATCTAAAAGTTCATCAAAGAacgcacacaggagagaagccttttttctgctctgactgtggaattAGTTTCTCTCAACTTTCCAACTTAAAAtcacatgaacgtatacatacaggagagaagccttactcctgctctgattgTGTCAAATATTTCAAAACGTCAACTGAgctaaaagttcatcagagaacacacacaggagagaagccatactcctgctctgactgtggaaaatgttttaaaacatcaactgagctaaaagttcaccagagaacacacacaggagtgaAGCCTTATTCCTGCCCTGACTGTGGAACTAGTTTCTCTAAACTTTACCACTTAAAAtcacatgaacgtatacatacaggggagaagccatactcctgctctgactgtggaaaatgttttaaaacattaaAGGAGCTAAAAgtacatcagagaacacacacaggagagaagccttacatctgctctgactgtgggactagtttcTCTCAACTTTCCCACTTAAAATCCCACGAACGAATACATACAAGGGAGAAgccatactcctgctctgactgtggaaaatgttttaaaacaataaatgagctaaaagttcaccagagaacacacacaggagagaagccttacgtcTGCTCTGATTGTGTaaaatgcttcaaaacatcaACTGAGCTTGaggttcatcagagaacacacacaggagagactccttacgtctgctctgactgtggaaaattcTTCACAAAATCAACTCAtctaaaagttcatcagagaacacacacaggagagaagccgtaCGCCTGTTCTGACTGTGGAAAGTGCTTCAAGACATCAAATGAGCTAAaagttcaccagagaacacacacaggagagaagccttacgtcTGTTCTGCCTGTGGAAAGTGCTTCAAGACATCAACTCAtctaaaagttcatcagagaacacatacaggagaaaagccttactcCTGTTCTGACTGTGGTTTAAGTTTCTCTCGACTGGATACCTTAAAAAACATCAACATATACATGGAGAGAAACCATACTCCTGCTCTGCCTTTGTAAAATGCTTCAAAACAGCAACTGAgctaaaagttcatcagagaacacactcATGAGAGAAGCATGCTTACATCTGCTCTGACTTTTGGTTGAGTTTCTCTCACCATAGCAACTTAACACACCAATgtatacacacaggggagaagccttactcctgctctgttgAGGTTTGGGCGTGTAAGTTAAATGTCTAGCCAAAGGCtgtgtgtttgaatctcatcaaggaggactttagcattttagctaactaagcaactttgcaactacttactactttttatctatgttagcatgttagcttaacatgcaactacttagcatgttagctaccCTTTCTCCTAAACCCATTTAACTCTATCTTAAACCCTCACCCCTAACCAAGCTAACGTCAgcaacaacaaattggaattcgtaacatatcatacatattacaagttcgtaacatattgtatgaataGCAATGCGTAAAATAACGTaagaattgtaattcgtaacatacgATACATCCTATAAGTCGtattatactgaacaacaatCTAAATACAACTATTTCAAATATTTACAGTTCGTATAAGGAAATCAGGCAATTGAAATAAATCAGGCtctaatctatgtatttcacatgactgggcaggggctcaGCCATGGGTGGGACTTGGGAGGGCATagacccacttgggagccaggcccagccaatcagcatgagtttttccccacaaaaggttTTTATTACAGACTGAAATACTACTCAGCCCCccgccccccctcctcctcagacAATCTTGAAGGTGAAGAGGTCCTGGGCTGATGTGGTTACATGtgatctgcagttgtgaggccggttggatgtactgccaaattctccaaaaGGACGTGAGAGGTTGCTTATGGTAGAGATATAAATATTGAGTTATTTGGCTATGGTGGACGTTCCTGCAGTCATCATGACAATTGCATATTCcctaaacttgagacatctgtgacattgatGTTGTGTGGccatttattgtcccccagcacaaggtgcacctgtgtaatgaccatgcagTTTTATCAGcatcttgatatgctacacctgtcaggtggatggattatcttgacaaaggctgaaatgctcacttacagagATATAAACAaagttgtgcacaacatttgagagaaattatgtttttgtgcatatggaacattgctggaattttttatttcacctcatgaaaccAACTCTTTACATGTTTAGTTTATATTTTAGTTAAGTTTTTATTGGTAGGCCAATGTAATATAACCtaacatactaaatggagtggcaCGGAAGTTTTTGTAATACATAATACGTTTTGCTCTGAGACCAAGTTGTCCCTCTGCAGTATTCTGTGGGAAGGAGccacttttttattgaacctttatttaactagccaagtcagttaagaacaaaatcttaattacaatgatggccaaggaacagtgggtaaactgccttgttcagaggcagaacaacagatttactttgtcagctcagggttttgatcttgcaaccttttggttactgccccaacgctctaaccactaggctaccttccgccaCCCctaacatgtatcagatagagatggtgtgatgatcactTTTCACCACTAGTTTGGGGGGATTattttacaactttatttaatGATACACAGTTTATGAAATTAATACATGTGTTTATTAATTGTCTTTAAAACTAGATGAGTTATTTTAGTTACTAATCAAGAATGTGTTTGGATAACTGCATTGATGCAAACTTTATTGATCCGCCAATGAAAAATAAAGTTACATGAATATGTACTGGTCAACTTTAGTATTCAGTTCTTTCTAGATCCAGTATGAATGGTTTTATggttgtattcagttcttcatattagatctgacagtatgaatggttcttatggttgtattcagttcttcatattagatctgacagtatgaatggttcttatggttgtattcagttcttcatattagttcttatggttgtattcagttcttcatattagatctgacagtatgaatggttcttatggttgtattcagttcttcatattagatctgacagtatgaatggttcttatggttgtattcagttcttcatattagatctgacagtatgaatggttctgtattcagttcttcatattagaGTGCCTGGAGTGTTTTTGTATGACTACAGTCAGGAGTTCTCTCTGACCCTGTGACGTCACCAGCACATTAATTACAGGTGAGACCATCACATATCACAGTAAATACATTTATCTTCCTCAATTAGTCAGTGAaacattattatttgtattattattattgtatttttactttgcaCATTTTATtttgagtctctgatccacctctacgcagacgacaccattctgtatacttctggcccttctttggacactgtgttaacaaccctccagacgagcttcaatgccatacaactctccttccgtggcctccaattgctcttaaatacaagtaaaactaaatgcatgctcttcaaccgatcgctgcctacaCCTGCACGCAAGTCCAAAATCACTACTCTGTACGgttctgacatagaatatgtggacaactacaaatacctaggtgtc
Protein-coding regions in this window:
- the LOC124023126 gene encoding zinc finger protein 624-like; amino-acid sequence: MASVKLEDCSPTLELNVNIKDEEEDEKIRTTVSHGYHVETCSTSREQQQEDDRAKRSHLCPHCEEIFPFLSKLKIHLKIHTGEKPYSCSGCGKCFKTSTVLKLHQRTHTGEKPYYCPDCGTSFSRVSHLKRHKRIHTGEKPYSCSDCGKCFKTLNELKVHQRTHTGEKPFFCPDCGTSFSRVSHLKRHKRIHTGEKPYSCSDCGKCFKTLNELKVHQRTHTGEKPYVCSDCGKCFTTSSDLKVHQRTHTGEKPFFCSDCGISFSQLSNLKSHERIHTGEKPYSCSDCVKYFKTSTELKVHQRTHTGEKPYSCSDCGKCFKTSTELKVHQRTHTGVKPYSCPDCGTSFSKLYHLKSHERIHTGEKPYSCSDCGKCFKTLKELKVHQRTHTGEKPYICSDCGTSFSQLSHLKSHERIHTREKPYSCSDCGKCFKTINELKVHQRTHTGEKPYVCSDCVKCFKTSTELEVHQRTHTGETPYVCSDCGKFFTKSTHLKVHQRTHTGEKPYACSDCGKCFKTSNELKVHQRTHTGEKPYVCSACGKCFKTSTHLKVHQRTHTGEKPYSCSDCGLSFSRLDTLKNINIYMERNHTPALPL